Proteins encoded by one window of Antechinus flavipes isolate AdamAnt ecotype Samford, QLD, Australia chromosome 4, AdamAnt_v2, whole genome shotgun sequence:
- the LOC127559567 gene encoding cytochrome c oxidase assembly protein COX20, mitochondrial isoform X1, translated as MYFQLPIKYVQFGTWTSLMHSGEWEIRTAKSFKLLGILDVQNVPCARHSILYGSLGSVIAALGHFLFTSRVRRSCDVAVGVFILGTLGCWFPCRYNYAKQRIQQRVVQEGIKNKILFESTHLDPERKQISTKSDNS; from the exons ATGTATTTCCAACTACCTATCAAATATGTTCAGTTTGGGACTTGGACAAGTTTGATGCATTCTGGAGAATGGGAGATTAGGACTGCTAAG TCTTTTAAGCTTCTAGGAATTTTGGATGTTCAGAATGTACCCTGTGCAAGACACTCTATACTCTATGGCTCATTAGGATCTGTCATAGCTGCCTTGGGACATTTTCTATTTACTA GTAGAGTTAGAAGATCTTGTGACGTTGCAGTAGGAGTATTTATTTTGGGAACTTTAGGATGCTG GTTTCCTTGTAGATATAATTATGCAAAGCAAAGAATCCAGCAAAGAGTTGTTCAAGAAGGAATAAAGAACAAGATTCTGTTTGAAAGTACCCACCTTGAtcctgaaagaaaacaaatcagcACCAAAAGCGACAATTCTTAA
- the LOC127559567 gene encoding cytochrome c oxidase assembly protein COX20, mitochondrial isoform X2 has translation MATETEAGEPGKGKSFKLLGILDVQNVPCARHSILYGSLGSVIAALGHFLFTSRVRRSCDVAVGVFILGTLGCWFPCRYNYAKQRIQQRVVQEGIKNKILFESTHLDPERKQISTKSDNS, from the exons ATGGCAACTGAGACTGAGGCCGGGGAACCCGGGAAGGGGAAG TCTTTTAAGCTTCTAGGAATTTTGGATGTTCAGAATGTACCCTGTGCAAGACACTCTATACTCTATGGCTCATTAGGATCTGTCATAGCTGCCTTGGGACATTTTCTATTTACTA GTAGAGTTAGAAGATCTTGTGACGTTGCAGTAGGAGTATTTATTTTGGGAACTTTAGGATGCTG GTTTCCTTGTAGATATAATTATGCAAAGCAAAGAATCCAGCAAAGAGTTGTTCAAGAAGGAATAAAGAACAAGATTCTGTTTGAAAGTACCCACCTTGAtcctgaaagaaaacaaatcagcACCAAAAGCGACAATTCTTAA